The DNA region AGTTTGAGACTATTGCGCGCATTAAGGAACAACTGGAAAGGAGCATCAGGGCTACAGAGCGGACACTCCTGGAACAATCTCAAAAAGAAGAGGTGACATCAGTAAGAAAACTGTACCGTGAAATTATGCTGGAGTTGATTGATCTGAGAAGAAAAGGTCTGAAACGGCTTAAAGCTACGAAAAAATACGACCACGAGGTATTGAGGAATATGGAAGACAACCTTGACCTGGAAGAGTCAAGGTTAAATAAACACTAGTCTTTTAAAAATCAAAGCCCTGTATGGGAACAGGGCTTTGATGTTATACTAATCTACAAAGTTTACTGGTAATTGTAATTATCCCAATAAGGCTTAACATTCCGTTTTGCCGCAGGTACCCAGAAAATAGGTGAAGTGAAATTGTCCTCAGCACGAACCTTCAGGTAATTTTCTGTATTCGTTTGTTGCTCACTGCTCGGATATTTCAACCTTTCAGGCATAGGCTTCATCACTTTGGCATTAAAGGTCATTGGCTCTAATTTAGGATGTCTTGTTCTTCTCAACTCAGCCCATAACTCGTAAGGTCCCATTAAGTTCAGATGCAAATACTTCTGCTGCATCAGTACCTCCATCTGGTCTTCCAGGTTACCCTGCGCATTAAACTGCGTTCTTATAGTATTAGCATAAGTATCCACAATGGCAGGACTAGGTTTAGGCGGATGAAGTAATGGCCTGCTGATTTCGTAAGTACTTAAAGCGTTAACCGTATACCAGAAGTTAGTCGAATTTACAATTGCATCTTTAATGTGATCGCCTGGGGTTTTACCAGTAGTTCCCAGATTTTTGAGGGAGATTTCCGCTAAAAGCAAATCCGTTTCAGCCAATGACATCATGTAAATTGGAAACTTTCTGTTTAATGCAAATGTTGCCCAATTATATAAGGATTTTGAATTCTGAATAAAAACCTGATTAATGTCACCTGTAGACGGTGTACCTGTATAATACCTTTCACCAGCAACATAGGCAGGTTTTTGCCCATCTGCATCGTAACTTACCCCCCTGTAATCACCTATCTGAGGTGTCACCGCCAGGTTGCTATATTTGGTGGGCAAAGCAAGTACTGGCAAACGAGGGTCATCAATACCTGGCTCGTAAGCAGGAAGACCTTTGTTTAATCTTTTCATGATGATGTTCGGGATAAAAGTAGCTGGCCAGCCTTCATTTAGTCCCCTGATCCAGGTACCTCCACTCTGCGGGTCATGATCTGTTGCAAATGGAAACGTAAAATCCATAGTCGGCAGGTTGTTTTTCGACAATACATCCTGTATGTGCTGTTTGGCAATAGCTTCTTCTACACCAGAAATCCTTACGGCATATTTTAACCTTGTAGCGTTGATATACTGGAGCCATTTTTGAATATCTCCTTTAAAAGCGATGTCCTGTTGAGCAAAAATAGCTTTACCGGGTATAGACATTTTAGCATAAAGACCTGGAAGTTCTTCATAAGCTTTTTTCATATCGTTCAATACCGATACATACACTTCCTTAGGATCATCATATTTCGCAAAGAAAATTGCTTCGGCACCTCTAAACGCTTCAGAATAGGGAATGCTATTATAGAAATCGACAGTAATTAAGGCTCCTTGCCCTTTTAAAACCGTAGCCAGGGAATAAAAAACAGCATTATCATCCAGCTGCTGCCCCGCCAGGTTTGGCAATTCATTTTTCATAATAGCCCAGTTCCGCATCCCTCTGGCAAAATCATCGCCCTGACCCGTTCCTGCATAATAATCTTTAAACCTGTTGTTCCAGATTTGTCCATCGGCACCAAAAGCAACGTCCCCGGTCAAATTATCAAAATCAGCAAACCAGGGATACCTGTCGGTGATGTAACGCTGTGAAACCTGGGTATAGCCAGCAATACCTAATCCGCCGCTTCCCTGAAGCTCCCACCACCACTCGCCATAATCCTGGATATAGAACTTCCAGGTATATAACATTCCATTAAATAAGCCAGGAAACAAACTTCCCTTGTTGGGGTTAATTTCTGGATTGTGAAATGCATCGTCCAGTTCCTTTTTGCAGGCAGAAGTGAAAATGCTTAAACACAGGCAACAAATTATAAAATATCTTATTGTTTTCATGATTGTAGTTTTAAACGTTAAAAACTCAAATTAAGACCAAGACTAAATGTTCTTGTAGAAGGATAAAATGAATTCTCAATATAGCCTTGCGCACCAAGCGCCGCCTCTGCATCAACATTAGGAAGTGTTTTATGTAAATACCCTAAATTTCTGGCTGCCGCAGTTATGGTGAGCTTTTGCATTTTAAGTTTATCAGATATATTTTTGGGTAATGTATACGACAAAGAGATCTCCCTGAGTTTGATGTAATCATTTTTAAACAACCTGTCTGGTGGCCATGAGGTACTGTTATCACTGATATAGGATTGATAGTAAGTAACAGCTGAAGTGATGATGTCATTTTTCACATAAGTAATATTACCGCCATTATTTACCTCTTTAACACCGTCTAGGATCATACCGTCATGGTACACAACTTTGTCTCTGGCTGTAGCAGGTGCAGGCTGGTTGTGCTGCCATGGAACAGTTGCTCCTGACGTATTATCAATGTAATAAGCCAAACCACCCTGTGACTCATCCCTAAATGGCAATGAGGCTTTGATGACACCATTACCCATCAGGTAATTGTTGGAATAAGAAAACACCGTTCCGCCGAACTTATAATCCAGGCCAATATGAACGTTAAACCCTTTTACAAAAAAATCACTATTTATGCCCCCATACAATTTCGGGTTAATATTACCTAAAGTTTTATATTGCGTATCATCAATCACATAGCCACCACTATTACTCACAATCCTATTCCCGTTCGGATCCCTTTTATAGTCAAACCCTTGGATCTGACCATTAGGTTTTCCTTCTTCAGCAACAGTTCTGATACCTCCGTTGGCGCTAATTACCTGCGTGGTAATTCCACTCGCCAATTTAACAACTTTGGAATACTGATTGGCTGCAGTAAATGACAAATCCCATCGCAATTTCTCTGAATTTAAAGGGCTGCCTTTTAGAAACACCTCAAAACCCCAGTTTTTTGTATTCCCTGTATTAGTATTATACGTACGCCATCC from Pedobacter africanus includes:
- a CDS encoding SusD/RagB family nutrient-binding outer membrane lipoprotein, giving the protein MKTIRYFIICCLCLSIFTSACKKELDDAFHNPEINPNKGSLFPGLFNGMLYTWKFYIQDYGEWWWELQGSGGLGIAGYTQVSQRYITDRYPWFADFDNLTGDVAFGADGQIWNNRFKDYYAGTGQGDDFARGMRNWAIMKNELPNLAGQQLDDNAVFYSLATVLKGQGALITVDFYNSIPYSEAFRGAEAIFFAKYDDPKEVYVSVLNDMKKAYEELPGLYAKMSIPGKAIFAQQDIAFKGDIQKWLQYINATRLKYAVRISGVEEAIAKQHIQDVLSKNNLPTMDFTFPFATDHDPQSGGTWIRGLNEGWPATFIPNIIMKRLNKGLPAYEPGIDDPRLPVLALPTKYSNLAVTPQIGDYRGVSYDADGQKPAYVAGERYYTGTPSTGDINQVFIQNSKSLYNWATFALNRKFPIYMMSLAETDLLLAEISLKNLGTTGKTPGDHIKDAIVNSTNFWYTVNALSTYEISRPLLHPPKPSPAIVDTYANTIRTQFNAQGNLEDQMEVLMQQKYLHLNLMGPYELWAELRRTRHPKLEPMTFNAKVMKPMPERLKYPSSEQQTNTENYLKVRAEDNFTSPIFWVPAAKRNVKPYWDNYNYQ